The Benincasa hispida cultivar B227 chromosome 11, ASM972705v1, whole genome shotgun sequence genome has a segment encoding these proteins:
- the LOC120091117 gene encoding serine/arginine-rich splicing factor RS40-like isoform X1 yields the protein MKPIFCGNFEYDARQPDLERLFSRYGKVDRVDMKSGFAFIYMEDERDAEDAIRALDRREFGRKGRRLRVEWTKQERGIRRPGGVGGGGGGGGGSRRSSTNTRPSKTLFVINFDPYHTRTRDLERHFDPYGKILSVRIRRNFAFVQYELQEDATRALELTNMSKLMDRVISVEYAVRDDDDKRNGYSPDRNRDRSPDRKRRSPSPYRRERGSPDYGNGISRSPYRRQRASPDYGSRRSPSPYQRERERGSPDYGRGRSPNHSPYRRERERSSDRVRAPSHSPPHQRERPNDDRVHNRSPSPYGRERGSPTDGRGTSYSPRDRERSSNPDNGHDQQQNTVVEPGESPSYGGTQSPKHRGYGSRSPQAEE from the exons ATGAAGCCGATCTTTTGTGGAAACTTTGAGTATGATGCTCGACAGCCTGATTTGGAAAGACTGTTTAGTCGATATGGAAAAGTTGATAGAGTAGATATGAAATCTG GTTTTGCTTTTATCTATATGGAGGATGAGAGAGATGCTGAGGATGCCATTCGTGCACTTGATCGGAGAGAATTTGGCCGAAAAGGCCGCAGACTACGTGTTGAGTGGACCAAA CAAGAGCGTGGGATTAGAAGACCAGGTGGAGTTGGAGGTGGAGGTGGAGGTGGGGGAGGTTCAAGGAGATCCTCTACTAATACAAGACCTTCAAAGACTTTGTTTGTTATCAACTTTGACCCATATCATACTAGGACAAGGGATTTGGAGAGGCACTTCGATCCTTATGGAAAGATATTGAGTGTAAGGATTAGAAGGAATTTTGCATTTGTCCAGTATGAACTGCAGGAGGATGCTACTAGAGCATTGGAGCTGACAAACATGAG CAAATTGATGGATCGAGTGATTTCGGTGGAATATGCTGTTCGAGATGATGACGATAAGAGAAATGGATATAGTCCTGATAGGAATCGTGATAGGTCTCCTGATAGAAAACGGCGATCACCTAGTCCCTATAGGAGAGAGCGAGGAAGCCCTGATTATGGCAATGGTATTAGCCGCAGTCCATACAGGAGACAAAGGGCCAGTCCTGATTATGGAAGTCGTCGTAGTCCAAGTCCTtatcagagagagagagagaggggttCTCCTGATTATGGCCGTGGTCGTAGTCCCAATCATAGTCCTTACaggagggagagagagagatcaAGTGACCGTGTTAGGGCCCCTAGCCATAGTCCTCCCCATCAGAGGGAAAGACCAAATGATGACCGAGTCCACAACCGAAGTCCTAGTCCTTATGGGAGAGAGAGGGGGAGTCCTACTGATGGACGTGGCACTAGCTATAGTCCTCGTGATAGAGAGAGGTCGTCAAACCCTGACAATGGTCATGATCAGCAGCAGAATACAGTAGTGGAACCCGGTGAGAGCCCCAGTTATGGTGGCACTCAGAGCCCAAAGCATCGGGGATATGGCAG CCGTTCACCTCAAGCAGAGGAATGA
- the LOC120091118 gene encoding serine/arginine-rich splicing factor RS40-like isoform X3 encodes MDDEREGEDAIRALDRREFGRKGRRLRVEWTKQERGIRRPGGGGGGSRRSSTNTRPSKTLFVINFDPYHTRTRDLERHFDPYGKILNVRIRRNFAFVQYELQEDATRALELTNMSKLMDRVISVEYAVRDDDEKRNGYSPDRNHDKSPNRRRRSPSPYRRERGSPDYGNGISRSPYRRQRASPAYGSRRSPSPYQRERERGSPDYGRGRSPNHSPYRREREISSDHIRAPSHSPPHQRERPNDDRVPNRSRSPYGRERERGSPTGGRDTGYGPRDRERSNPDNGHDQRQSTELEPGESPSYGGTQSPKDRGYNSSRSPQAEE; translated from the exons ATGGACGATGAGAGAGAGGGTGAGGATGCTATCCGTGCACTTGATCGGAGAGAATTTGGCCGAAAGGGCCGCAGGCTACGTGTTGAGTGGACCAAA CAAGAGCGTGGCATTAGAAGGCCTGGTGGAGGTGGAGGCGGATCGAGGAGATCCTCTACCAATACAAGACCTTCAAAGactttatttgttattaactTTGATCCATATCATACTAGGACAAGAGATTTGGAGAGGCACTTTGATCCTTATGGGAAGATATTGAATGTAAGGATTAGAAGGAATTTTGCATTTGTCCAGTATGAACTGCAGGAGGATGCCACTAGAGCATTGGAGCTTACAAACATGAG CAAATTGATGGATCGAGTGATTTCTGTGGAATATGCTGTTCGAGATGACGATGAGAAAAGAAATGGATATAGTCCAGATAGGAATCATGATAAGTCTCCCAATAGAAGACGGCGATCCCCAAGTCCCTATAGAAGAGAGCGAGGAAGTCCTGATTATGGCAATGGTATTAGCCGCAGTCCATATAGGAGACAAAGGGCTAGTCCTGCTTATGGAAGTCGCCGAAGTCCAAGTCCTTAtcagagagagagggagaggggTTCTCCTGATTATGGCCGTGGTCGTAGTCCCAATCATAGTCCTTATAGGAGGGAGAGAGAGATATCAAGTGACCATATTAGGGCCCCTAGCCATAGTCCTCCCCATCAGAGGGAAAGACCAAATGATGACCGAGTCCCCAACCGAAGTCGCAGTCCTTAtgggagagagagggagaggggCAGTCCTACTGGTGGGCGTGACACTGGCTATGGTCCTCGTGATAGAGAGAGGTCAAACCCGGACAATGGTCATGATCAGCGGCAGAGTACAGAACTTGAACCCGGTGAGAGCCCCAGTTATGGTGGCACTCAGAGCCCGAAGGATCGAGGATATAACAG CAGCCGTTCACCTCAAGCAGAGGAATGA
- the LOC120091118 gene encoding serine/arginine-rich splicing factor RS40-like isoform X1: protein MKPIFCGNFEFDARQPDLERLFSRYGKVDRVDMKSGFAFIYMDDEREGEDAIRALDRREFGRKGRRLRVEWTKQERGIRRPGGGGGGSRRSSTNTRPSKTLFVINFDPYHTRTRDLERHFDPYGKILNVRIRRNFAFVQYELQEDATRALELTNMSKLMDRVISVEYAVRDDDEKRNGYSPDRNHDKSPNRRRRSPSPYRRERGSPDYGNGISRSPYRRQRASPAYGSRRSPSPYQRERERGSPDYGRGRSPNHSPYRREREISSDHIRAPSHSPPHQRERPNDDRVPNRSRSPYGRERERGSPTGGRDTGYGPRDRERSNPDNGHDQRQSTELEPGESPSYGGTQSPKDRGYNSSRSPQAEE from the exons ATGAAGCCAATTTTTTGTGgaaactttgagtttgatgctCGACAGCCTGATCTGGAAAGACTTTTTAGTCGATATGGAAAAGTTGATAGAGTAGATATGAAATCTG GGTTTGCTTTTATCTACATGGACGATGAGAGAGAGGGTGAGGATGCTATCCGTGCACTTGATCGGAGAGAATTTGGCCGAAAGGGCCGCAGGCTACGTGTTGAGTGGACCAAA CAAGAGCGTGGCATTAGAAGGCCTGGTGGAGGTGGAGGCGGATCGAGGAGATCCTCTACCAATACAAGACCTTCAAAGactttatttgttattaactTTGATCCATATCATACTAGGACAAGAGATTTGGAGAGGCACTTTGATCCTTATGGGAAGATATTGAATGTAAGGATTAGAAGGAATTTTGCATTTGTCCAGTATGAACTGCAGGAGGATGCCACTAGAGCATTGGAGCTTACAAACATGAG CAAATTGATGGATCGAGTGATTTCTGTGGAATATGCTGTTCGAGATGACGATGAGAAAAGAAATGGATATAGTCCAGATAGGAATCATGATAAGTCTCCCAATAGAAGACGGCGATCCCCAAGTCCCTATAGAAGAGAGCGAGGAAGTCCTGATTATGGCAATGGTATTAGCCGCAGTCCATATAGGAGACAAAGGGCTAGTCCTGCTTATGGAAGTCGCCGAAGTCCAAGTCCTTAtcagagagagagggagaggggTTCTCCTGATTATGGCCGTGGTCGTAGTCCCAATCATAGTCCTTATAGGAGGGAGAGAGAGATATCAAGTGACCATATTAGGGCCCCTAGCCATAGTCCTCCCCATCAGAGGGAAAGACCAAATGATGACCGAGTCCCCAACCGAAGTCGCAGTCCTTAtgggagagagagggagaggggCAGTCCTACTGGTGGGCGTGACACTGGCTATGGTCCTCGTGATAGAGAGAGGTCAAACCCGGACAATGGTCATGATCAGCGGCAGAGTACAGAACTTGAACCCGGTGAGAGCCCCAGTTATGGTGGCACTCAGAGCCCGAAGGATCGAGGATATAACAG CAGCCGTTCACCTCAAGCAGAGGAATGA
- the LOC120091117 gene encoding serine/arginine-rich splicing factor RS40-like isoform X2 yields the protein MEDERDAEDAIRALDRREFGRKGRRLRVEWTKQERGIRRPGGVGGGGGGGGGSRRSSTNTRPSKTLFVINFDPYHTRTRDLERHFDPYGKILSVRIRRNFAFVQYELQEDATRALELTNMSKLMDRVISVEYAVRDDDDKRNGYSPDRNRDRSPDRKRRSPSPYRRERGSPDYGNGISRSPYRRQRASPDYGSRRSPSPYQRERERGSPDYGRGRSPNHSPYRRERERSSDRVRAPSHSPPHQRERPNDDRVHNRSPSPYGRERGSPTDGRGTSYSPRDRERSSNPDNGHDQQQNTVVEPGESPSYGGTQSPKHRGYGSRSPQAEE from the exons ATGGAGGATGAGAGAGATGCTGAGGATGCCATTCGTGCACTTGATCGGAGAGAATTTGGCCGAAAAGGCCGCAGACTACGTGTTGAGTGGACCAAA CAAGAGCGTGGGATTAGAAGACCAGGTGGAGTTGGAGGTGGAGGTGGAGGTGGGGGAGGTTCAAGGAGATCCTCTACTAATACAAGACCTTCAAAGACTTTGTTTGTTATCAACTTTGACCCATATCATACTAGGACAAGGGATTTGGAGAGGCACTTCGATCCTTATGGAAAGATATTGAGTGTAAGGATTAGAAGGAATTTTGCATTTGTCCAGTATGAACTGCAGGAGGATGCTACTAGAGCATTGGAGCTGACAAACATGAG CAAATTGATGGATCGAGTGATTTCGGTGGAATATGCTGTTCGAGATGATGACGATAAGAGAAATGGATATAGTCCTGATAGGAATCGTGATAGGTCTCCTGATAGAAAACGGCGATCACCTAGTCCCTATAGGAGAGAGCGAGGAAGCCCTGATTATGGCAATGGTATTAGCCGCAGTCCATACAGGAGACAAAGGGCCAGTCCTGATTATGGAAGTCGTCGTAGTCCAAGTCCTtatcagagagagagagagaggggttCTCCTGATTATGGCCGTGGTCGTAGTCCCAATCATAGTCCTTACaggagggagagagagagatcaAGTGACCGTGTTAGGGCCCCTAGCCATAGTCCTCCCCATCAGAGGGAAAGACCAAATGATGACCGAGTCCACAACCGAAGTCCTAGTCCTTATGGGAGAGAGAGGGGGAGTCCTACTGATGGACGTGGCACTAGCTATAGTCCTCGTGATAGAGAGAGGTCGTCAAACCCTGACAATGGTCATGATCAGCAGCAGAATACAGTAGTGGAACCCGGTGAGAGCCCCAGTTATGGTGGCACTCAGAGCCCAAAGCATCGGGGATATGGCAG CCGTTCACCTCAAGCAGAGGAATGA
- the LOC120091118 gene encoding serine/arginine-rich splicing factor RS40-like isoform X2, whose protein sequence is MKPIFCGNFEFDARQPDLERLFSRYGKVDRVDMKSGFAFIYMDDEREGEDAIRALDRREFGRKGRRLRVEWTKQERGIRRPGGGGGGSRRSSTNTRPSKTLFVINFDPYHTRTRDLERHFDPYGKILNVRIRRNFAFVQYELQEDATRALELTNMSKLMDRVISVEYAVRDDDEKRNGYSPDRNHDKSPNRRRRSPSPYRRERGSPDYGNGISRSPYRRQRASPAYGSRRSPSPYQRERERGSPDYGRGRSPNHSPYRREREISSDHIRAPSHSPPHQRERPNDDRVPNRSRSPYGRERERGSPTGGRDTGYGPRDRERSNPDNGHDQRQSTELEPGESPSYGGTQSPKDRGYNSRSPQAEE, encoded by the exons ATGAAGCCAATTTTTTGTGgaaactttgagtttgatgctCGACAGCCTGATCTGGAAAGACTTTTTAGTCGATATGGAAAAGTTGATAGAGTAGATATGAAATCTG GGTTTGCTTTTATCTACATGGACGATGAGAGAGAGGGTGAGGATGCTATCCGTGCACTTGATCGGAGAGAATTTGGCCGAAAGGGCCGCAGGCTACGTGTTGAGTGGACCAAA CAAGAGCGTGGCATTAGAAGGCCTGGTGGAGGTGGAGGCGGATCGAGGAGATCCTCTACCAATACAAGACCTTCAAAGactttatttgttattaactTTGATCCATATCATACTAGGACAAGAGATTTGGAGAGGCACTTTGATCCTTATGGGAAGATATTGAATGTAAGGATTAGAAGGAATTTTGCATTTGTCCAGTATGAACTGCAGGAGGATGCCACTAGAGCATTGGAGCTTACAAACATGAG CAAATTGATGGATCGAGTGATTTCTGTGGAATATGCTGTTCGAGATGACGATGAGAAAAGAAATGGATATAGTCCAGATAGGAATCATGATAAGTCTCCCAATAGAAGACGGCGATCCCCAAGTCCCTATAGAAGAGAGCGAGGAAGTCCTGATTATGGCAATGGTATTAGCCGCAGTCCATATAGGAGACAAAGGGCTAGTCCTGCTTATGGAAGTCGCCGAAGTCCAAGTCCTTAtcagagagagagggagaggggTTCTCCTGATTATGGCCGTGGTCGTAGTCCCAATCATAGTCCTTATAGGAGGGAGAGAGAGATATCAAGTGACCATATTAGGGCCCCTAGCCATAGTCCTCCCCATCAGAGGGAAAGACCAAATGATGACCGAGTCCCCAACCGAAGTCGCAGTCCTTAtgggagagagagggagaggggCAGTCCTACTGGTGGGCGTGACACTGGCTATGGTCCTCGTGATAGAGAGAGGTCAAACCCGGACAATGGTCATGATCAGCGGCAGAGTACAGAACTTGAACCCGGTGAGAGCCCCAGTTATGGTGGCACTCAGAGCCCGAAGGATCGAGGATATAACAG CCGTTCACCTCAAGCAGAGGAATGA